From the Octadecabacter antarcticus 307 genome, one window contains:
- a CDS encoding flagellar hook capping FlgD N-terminal domain-containing protein produces the protein MEISPALTPVTQPSSAPQTETSKTVISSDFETFLKMLTVQMENQDPLNPTDSSEYAQQLATFSGVEQAVLTNDLLSALMVQMNTTGMAQMADWVGKEARATAPGHFDGSPITIAPNPAAAADKVELVVFDSDDNEVQRYDIPKSADPIEWAGTQADGTPFPSGLYQFQVVSSASGVPILTETADIYARVQEIRTENGQSILLLKGGVSVLASEVSALREG, from the coding sequence ATGGAAATCAGTCCAGCCCTCACCCCCGTCACGCAACCCTCATCTGCGCCGCAAACAGAAACCTCAAAAACTGTCATCAGTTCCGACTTTGAGACATTTCTAAAGATGCTCACAGTGCAAATGGAAAATCAGGACCCATTGAACCCCACAGATTCGTCAGAATACGCCCAGCAATTGGCGACCTTTTCTGGCGTCGAACAGGCAGTCCTGACCAACGACCTGCTGTCCGCGCTGATGGTGCAAATGAACACGACGGGCATGGCGCAGATGGCCGATTGGGTCGGCAAAGAAGCCCGTGCGACGGCCCCTGGTCATTTTGATGGCAGTCCGATCACCATCGCCCCAAACCCTGCCGCGGCTGCTGATAAAGTAGAATTGGTAGTCTTTGATTCCGATGACAACGAGGTTCAGCGTTACGATATCCCTAAATCAGCCGACCCAATTGAATGGGCTGGAACGCAAGCTGACGGAACCCCGTTCCCATCGGGCCTTTACCAATTTCAGGTCGTAAGCTCTGCCAGTGGTGTGCCCATTTTGACTGAAACCGCCGACATTTACGCGCGCGTACAAGAAATACGAACCGAAAATGGCCAATCTATTCTGCTACTCAAAGGCGGTGTATCCGTGCTCGCGTCAGAAGTCAGCGCCCTGCGCGAAGGCTGA